DNA from Dokdonella koreensis DS-123:
GGGATCCCGGGACGGTGGTCCTGCCATCACGCAAGCTTAGCGCGAAGGCAGGTATTCGAGCGGGTTGATCGGCTTGCCGTTCCTGCGGATCTCGAAATGCAGGACCGGCCGGCTGCTGGCCAGCTCGGCGATCGGCTGGCCGGCCTTGACCTGTGCGCGCTCCTCCACCAGACGGCGACCGTTGCGGGCATAGGCCGACAGCAGCGACGGGCTGTGCTTGATGATGACCAGCTCGCCGTAGCCGACCAGCCCGTTGCCGCTGTAGACGACTTCGCCGTCGGCGGCGGCGACCACCTGCCCACCCGCCTTGCCGGCGATGTCGACACCCGAGCGCGCCGGATCGCCGGCCACGTAGCCGGCCAGCACGGAACCCGAAAGCGGCCAGCGCCAGGCGACCGCCCCCGCCGGTGCGGAGGCCACCGGGGCCGGGGCCGGAGGCGGCGTCGCGGCGGGCGTGGACGCCGGCGGGGGCGGCGATGCCGGACGCGGTGCCGACGGCGACGACGAAGGGGGCGGCGCAGGCGCGGCGACCACGGCGGGCGCCGGCGCGGCCGGTGACACAGGGGCCGGCTTTGCTGCCGTCGGTGGCGGGACCGGCGGCCGCGACGGTGCCGCCGTCGCCGCCCGCCGGGACGGATCGGTCAGGCGCAGCTGCTCGCCGACGCGGATCGTGTAGGGCGCATCGATGCCGTTCCAGCGCGCCAGGTCACGGTAGTCCAGGCCGTTGCGGAACGCGATGCCGTACAAGGTATCGCCCCGGGCCACCCGGTGGGTGGCACCGTCGGGCACCGGCGCGGTGGCCCGCGCCGGTGCGGCGGCGCTGCGCGGCGCGCGGCCGCTGCGGTCCTCGACCGGCGCCGGGCCGGTGGAGGCACAGCCGGCCAGCAGCGCCAGCACCAGCAGTAGCCCGGCCTGGCAGCACCCTACGCAGCGTTCGCGGAAAAGCATTCCTGCCATGTCAGCCAGTTAGTGCCAGAACTTAAAGTAGATTACCAGCAGGACGATCAAGCCGATGACCCCCCAGCCGATCACCTCGATCCAGCGGTGCAGCGCCTGTTCAGCCCGCTTGCCCCCAAGCCGGATCAGGCCGCACAGCAGATAGACGCGCTTGCCGCGGCCGACCAGCATGCTGGCGAGGAACGGCACGATCGGCACGCCGACGATGCCGGCGGCCCAGGTGAAGATCTTCAGCGGTATCGGCGTGAAGCCGGCCAGCACCAGCAGCCAGAACGCCTGCCACGGCGATTGCGCGACGACCTCGCGCAGGTGCGCCACGTGCGCG
Protein-coding regions in this window:
- a CDS encoding peptidoglycan DD-metalloendopeptidase family protein, producing MLFRERCVGCCQAGLLLVLALLAGCASTGPAPVEDRSGRAPRSAAAPARATAPVPDGATHRVARGDTLYGIAFRNGLDYRDLARWNGIDAPYTIRVGEQLRLTDPSRRAATAAPSRPPVPPPTAAKPAPVSPAAPAPAVVAAPAPPPSSSPSAPRPASPPPPASTPAATPPPAPAPVASAPAGAVAWRWPLSGSVLAGYVAGDPARSGVDIAGKAGGQVVAAADGEVVYSGNGLVGYGELVIIKHSPSLLSAYARNGRRLVEERAQVKAGQPIAELASSRPVLHFEIRRNGKPINPLEYLPSR
- a CDS encoding YqaA family protein; amino-acid sequence: MKLFGPLYERAMRWAAHPRAVSLLAGLSFVEAIIFPVMPEVMLAPMTLARPKHWFRYATISLIGSLTGAVVGYALGHFAFAALQPVIQWLGWGPAIDAHVAHLREVVAQSPWQAFWLLVLAGFTPIPLKIFTWAAGIVGVPIVPFLASMLVGRGKRVYLLCGLIRLGGKRAEQALHRWIEVIGWGVIGLIVLLVIYFKFWH